A part of Marinomonas rhizomae genomic DNA contains:
- a CDS encoding autotransporter domain-containing protein: MNRSFRLVWNAALGLWVVASEAAKGKHKTQSSSKIPKLKSGVLGSVLIAGIGLMPLSSALADTVTWKGEDGSWAEGANWAGDSVPSIGDEVYVNSRTANVTDKTEAVSESLRLGYNKDDNGTVTVSGKGSSLTSTYIMYVGGSGKGTMTISDGAKVTSDGTIQIAYVDGSEGSVTVKGANSSLTSKQSMYVGRSGKGTLTIADGAKVTATAGSDLNIGYLSSSEGTINIGAAEGEAAAVAGTLTVGDGGAVKFGSGTGSLVFNHTDTNYVFAPDITGGTSNNSNINIVHGTTQFTGDLSGYAGKTNVKGGTLSIAEQNNLGTGDLGLSGGTLEVTDDTTLANAVTLTADKTSTVSVASDKTVTASGVISGSGALTKSGAGTLTLTGDNSNYTGNTTVSAGTLSIADQGKLGGSVLTIAGEASSEGSVTVTGSDASLESTGNMTVGYSGKGTMTISDGAKVTSGPLIYGYESNSEGIIDVKGIDSFGKGSFLTAKYMYLGYQGKGTLRISDGAKVTSDEGVVIGTLGGSEGTVTVSGNGSSLESKVYVGGEGKGTLTISDGAKVTSESLFIGNKADSQGIVNIGAAQDDTATAAGILTVGAGKAIEFGAGAGTLVFNHTDTNYVFASDITGGASDKSNINLIHGTTRFTGDLSGYTGKTNVNGGTLSIADGDTLTLGGDYNQTSGTLKVGASSLTSFGKLKVTNTATFAKDSKIDVDVTKVNSLGAGTMTKVIEADTLKSEGFVVTDNSTLFDFKASVNDDKKSVDLSIARATVTPTPTPTPTPTPTPTPTPTPTPTPTPTPTPTPEPTPTPEPEPTPTPEPTPEPTPDNQVTIAKFVEQQGFSSGAGAATVLDSFVDAFVDSGTTGSTMDSVVASFVRLTTEKEVSDAVAQTLPLLSGSSAKVSSGVMQANGNVVAARQSSTVGASSGGRSAETGTSSGDGFIADGNAWVKPVGSWAKQDTRHGVSGYDAKTYGIIGGMDGDINDTTSIGFALSYMNTKGDGKGTSTTNHADIDAYQVILYGQRNLGESFHNVDVSWQASAGVNQTDGTRNINFMSTTAKSDYTSYTGNLSAGLGRTFAINGDTSLTPSVRAAYSYIKDESYKETGADALNLNVRSNTAEAFLISINGDLNQRINDSLSWAASAGVGYDVMNETSSLTASYAGGGTAFTTEGLELSPWVVSAGVGVNYELDDMTEITVRYDLEGRSDFLNQTATAKFTWMF; encoded by the coding sequence ATGAATCGTTCATTTCGTCTTGTTTGGAACGCCGCACTAGGGTTATGGGTTGTGGCCAGTGAAGCCGCCAAGGGAAAACATAAAACCCAATCCTCAAGCAAAATACCTAAACTAAAGTCCGGTGTATTGGGAAGTGTACTGATTGCGGGTATTGGCTTAATGCCCCTTTCAAGTGCATTGGCGGATACAGTCACTTGGAAGGGGGAGGATGGCTCTTGGGCTGAAGGTGCGAACTGGGCGGGCGATAGTGTGCCATCAATAGGTGATGAAGTTTATGTCAATAGCAGAACAGCGAATGTAACAGACAAGACTGAAGCCGTTAGTGAATCTTTAAGGCTTGGATATAATAAAGATGATAATGGTACCGTTACCGTATCGGGAAAGGGCTCTTCTTTAACATCAACATACATTATGTATGTTGGGGGCAGTGGTAAAGGTACCATGACGATTTCTGACGGGGCAAAGGTGACTTCGGATGGCACAATCCAAATCGCATATGTTGACGGCTCTGAAGGTAGTGTTACGGTAAAGGGAGCTAACTCTTCTTTAACATCAAAACAAAGCATGTATGTTGGGAGATCTGGCAAAGGCACCTTGACGATTGCTGACGGGGCAAAGGTGACCGCGACCGCTGGTAGCGATTTAAATATCGGATATCTCAGCAGCTCTGAAGGTACCATTAATATCGGCGCAGCAGAAGGCGAAGCGGCAGCGGTTGCCGGTACATTGACTGTCGGTGATGGAGGGGCTGTTAAGTTTGGCTCTGGAACGGGCTCTTTGGTGTTTAACCATACGGATACGAATTATGTTTTCGCTCCTGACATCACTGGCGGAACGAGCAACAACAGCAATATTAACATTGTGCATGGCACTACCCAATTTACTGGAGATTTATCTGGTTATGCGGGAAAGACCAATGTTAAGGGCGGTACCTTATCTATTGCTGAACAGAATAATCTCGGCACTGGTGATTTAGGCTTGAGCGGCGGTACGTTGGAAGTAACCGATGATACAACACTTGCAAATGCAGTGACTCTAACTGCCGATAAAACAAGTACTGTCAGCGTTGCAAGTGACAAGACTGTCACGGCTTCTGGTGTCATTTCTGGTAGTGGAGCACTGACTAAATCCGGTGCGGGTACGTTGACGTTGACGGGGGATAACTCAAATTATACCGGCAACACAACGGTTTCAGCTGGTACTTTGTCGATTGCGGATCAGGGTAAATTAGGTGGTAGCGTATTAACTATTGCAGGGGAAGCGAGCTCCGAAGGGAGCGTTACCGTAACGGGAAGCGACGCTTCTTTAGAATCAACAGGCAATATGACTGTTGGGTACTCTGGCAAAGGAACCATGACGATTTCTGACGGGGCAAAGGTGACTTCTGGTCCATTGATTTACGGATATGAGAGCAACTCTGAAGGTATCATTGATGTAAAGGGGATTGACTCTTTTGGAAAAGGCTCTTTTTTAACAGCAAAGTATATGTATTTAGGGTATCAAGGCAAAGGCACCTTGAGGATTTCTGACGGGGCAAAGGTTACTTCTGATGAAGGTGTTGTTATCGGAACTCTTGGCGGCTCTGAAGGGACCGTTACCGTATCTGGAAATGGCTCTTCTTTAGAATCAAAAGTGTATGTTGGGGGAGAAGGCAAAGGCACCTTGACGATTTCTGACGGGGCAAAGGTTACTTCTGAGAGCTTATTCATCGGAAATAAAGCTGACTCTCAAGGTATCGTTAATATTGGTGCGGCACAAGACGATACGGCCACGGCTGCAGGCATATTGACGGTAGGTGCTGGAAAGGCTATTGAGTTTGGCGCTGGAGCGGGCACTTTAGTGTTTAACCACACGGATACAAACTATGTTTTCGCTTCTGACATTACTGGCGGAGCGAGTGACAAAAGCAATATCAACCTTATACATGGCACTACCCGATTTACGGGTGATTTATCTGGTTACACGGGAAAGACTAACGTTAATGGCGGTACCTTGTCTATTGCTGATGGCGATACTCTGACGTTAGGCGGTGATTACAATCAAACCAGTGGCACACTGAAAGTAGGCGCCAGCAGCTTAACCAGTTTTGGTAAGTTAAAAGTGACTAACACGGCGACGTTTGCAAAAGATTCCAAAATCGATGTGGATGTGACCAAAGTGAACAGCTTAGGGGCTGGTACCATGACGAAAGTCATCGAAGCGGATACGTTGAAATCTGAGGGTTTTGTCGTGACGGATAATTCCACGTTGTTTGATTTCAAAGCCAGTGTTAATGACGATAAGAAATCAGTTGACCTATCCATTGCTCGTGCCACGGTGACGCCAACGCCAACGCCAACGCCAACGCCAACGCCAACGCCAACGCCAACGCCAACGCCAACGCCAACGCCAACGCCAACGCCAACGCCGACTCCTGAGCCAACACCGACTCCTGAGCCTGAGCCAACACCGACTCCTGAGCCAACGCCAGAGCCGACACCTGACAATCAAGTAACTATTGCAAAGTTTGTTGAGCAACAAGGCTTTTCCAGTGGTGCAGGGGCAGCTACAGTTTTAGATTCGTTTGTTGATGCTTTTGTTGATAGCGGAACGACAGGTTCCACTATGGATAGTGTCGTTGCCTCATTCGTTAGACTTACAACTGAAAAAGAAGTAAGTGATGCCGTAGCGCAAACTTTGCCGCTATTGTCTGGTTCGTCAGCGAAAGTCTCTTCTGGCGTGATGCAAGCCAATGGCAATGTAGTCGCAGCACGTCAGTCCAGCACAGTGGGCGCTTCATCTGGTGGCCGTTCAGCAGAAACGGGTACCTCTTCTGGTGATGGTTTTATTGCCGATGGAAACGCCTGGGTAAAACCGGTGGGCAGCTGGGCAAAACAAGATACACGACATGGTGTAAGTGGTTACGATGCTAAGACCTATGGCATTATTGGTGGTATGGACGGTGATATCAATGACACTACGTCGATTGGTTTTGCCTTGTCTTACATGAACACCAAAGGTGATGGTAAAGGAACGAGCACAACCAACCATGCGGATATCGATGCTTATCAAGTAATTCTCTATGGACAGCGCAATCTGGGTGAATCGTTCCATAATGTAGATGTTTCTTGGCAAGCGAGTGCCGGTGTTAACCAAACTGACGGCACGAGAAATATCAACTTCATGAGCACGACGGCTAAATCTGACTACACCAGTTATACCGGGAATTTAAGTGCTGGTTTGGGTCGTACGTTTGCGATCAATGGCGATACGAGTTTAACGCCAAGTGTGCGTGCTGCTTACTCTTATATCAAAGACGAAAGCTATAAAGAAACGGGTGCGGATGCCTTGAATTTAAACGTACGCAGCAACACAGCGGAAGCGTTTTTGATCTCGATCAATGGCGATCTGAACCAGCGTATTAATGATAGCTTGTCTTGGGCAGCCAGTGCGGGTGTGGGTTATGACGTGATGAATGAAACCTCATCACTGACCGCGTCTTATGCCGGTGGCGGCACGGCCTTTACAACGGAAGGTTTGGAATTGTCTCCTTGGGTGGTTAGTGCCGGTGTTGGTGTGAACTATGAGCTAGACGATATGACAGAAATCACCGTTCGTTATGACTTAGAAGGGCGTTCCGACTTCCTAAACCAAACGGCCACCGCGAAATTTACTTGGATGTTTTAA
- a CDS encoding LacI family DNA-binding transcriptional regulator: protein MSLKKISEQSGVAISTVSHVLNGTAKISDDVRQRVLQIAKDIGYLDSRIKRAQTPTLRKIALFVDSDRLRQTDVNFVSWTILETLRKECEQKGVEIEPILIDEIKGDYSKISERLTKTKCDGILVYFDENQKLLNEVINTALPCILLAGQEPGMHIGSVGIGDRNGARLGVEHLIELGHRDIGIVSWPGRYTIRQRLDGFKEAINEHLELGLSTTDIQLDSFQPDIAEKGMTKWLEQNPDLNQVTAFFCLADNVAIGVLNALQKKGIQVPQDVSILGFDDVFAGQMMKPALSTVHTPLHHIARCALEELELLTRRTSKNAPARRVELGCRLIERQSCKAI, encoded by the coding sequence ATGAGTTTAAAGAAAATCTCAGAACAAAGCGGTGTCGCCATCAGTACGGTCAGTCACGTACTGAATGGCACCGCCAAGATATCTGATGACGTTCGCCAACGAGTATTACAAATAGCCAAAGATATTGGCTATTTGGATTCTCGTATCAAGCGCGCACAGACACCAACATTGCGTAAAATCGCTCTGTTTGTAGACTCTGATCGCCTTAGACAAACCGACGTCAATTTCGTCTCATGGACAATACTCGAAACACTGCGCAAGGAATGCGAGCAAAAAGGGGTCGAAATCGAACCCATTTTGATCGACGAAATAAAAGGCGATTACAGCAAGATATCGGAACGCCTGACAAAGACGAAATGCGATGGCATTTTGGTGTACTTCGATGAAAACCAAAAGCTTCTTAATGAAGTCATCAATACGGCTTTGCCCTGTATTTTGCTCGCAGGGCAAGAACCCGGCATGCACATTGGCTCAGTCGGTATTGGCGACAGAAACGGCGCTCGTCTAGGTGTTGAGCATCTGATAGAACTGGGCCACAGAGACATAGGCATTGTCTCTTGGCCTGGGCGCTATACCATCCGACAACGACTTGATGGTTTTAAAGAAGCCATTAATGAACACCTCGAGCTGGGTCTTTCAACCACTGACATTCAACTGGACAGTTTTCAACCAGACATTGCTGAAAAAGGCATGACAAAATGGTTGGAACAGAACCCAGACCTAAACCAGGTAACCGCCTTCTTTTGTCTTGCCGACAACGTCGCCATCGGCGTCTTGAATGCCTTGCAAAAGAAAGGCATTCAAGTACCTCAGGATGTGTCTATTCTCGGCTTTGATGACGTATTTGCAGGCCAGATGATGAAACCAGCTCTATCAACCGTTCATACGCCGCTGCATCACATTGCCCGCTGCGCCTTGGAAGAGCTCGAACTTCTCACTCGTCGCACCAGCAAAAATGCACCAGCGCGAAGAGTAGAGCTCGGTTGTCGTCTTATTGAAAGGCAATCGTGTAAAGCGATATAA
- a CDS encoding GNAT family N-acetyltransferase, whose product MSIQIRPAVIDDLPALTDLYNHYIVNTATTFDIEPYTLEGRAVWFSQFAPTGRHRLLVAEQDGDILGYACSGQFKPKRAYETSVEVSIYLKPNTKGRGLGTALYLELFEQLETEDVHRAYAGITLPNEASQIIHEKFGFESVGVYLEVGRKFGQYWDVEWFEKEVGGSH is encoded by the coding sequence ATGAGCATCCAAATTCGTCCTGCTGTGATTGACGATCTACCCGCATTAACCGACCTTTATAATCACTACATAGTGAATACGGCGACGACCTTTGACATTGAGCCTTACACGTTAGAAGGTCGAGCGGTTTGGTTTTCGCAGTTTGCGCCCACAGGTCGGCACCGCTTATTGGTGGCGGAACAAGACGGTGACATTCTTGGTTATGCTTGTAGCGGTCAATTCAAACCAAAACGCGCTTATGAAACCTCGGTAGAAGTCAGTATTTATCTAAAGCCAAACACCAAAGGTCGAGGTCTAGGAACCGCTCTGTATCTTGAACTGTTTGAGCAACTGGAAACAGAGGACGTACACCGCGCCTACGCAGGCATCACCTTGCCTAATGAAGCCTCACAAATTATCCATGAAAAATTTGGTTTTGAATCCGTTGGTGTCTACCTCGAAGTAGGCCGGAAATTTGGACAATACTGGGATGTGGAGTGGTTCGAAAAAGAGGTTGGTGGAAGTCATTAA
- a CDS encoding alpha/beta hydrolase, protein MKTCFWVFIVLSVLILQGCARFSVESRVENADSMAEYVGWKKQTIDTEYFAIRSYSPNAEKSVSNDPLTIYIEGDGLAWISRTKASSNPTPMNPLALTLAIKDKSNAVYLGRPCQYVEDNNCSRKYWTAERFAPEVVSSMDEAISLVKAKMHASQLVLVGYSGGGAVAALVAARRDDVVRLVTVAGNLDPQTWTQQLNVSPLTGSLNPADYWEKLVSIPQLHLVGGNDSTVPLFVAESYQSRFPDGKKPPIKIVAGFDHHCCWSTQWPELMK, encoded by the coding sequence ATGAAAACATGTTTTTGGGTTTTTATAGTGTTATCCGTATTGATACTGCAAGGCTGCGCACGTTTTTCCGTTGAAAGCCGAGTAGAAAATGCTGATTCAATGGCGGAGTATGTGGGTTGGAAAAAACAGACAATAGATACTGAGTATTTTGCTATTCGCAGTTATTCTCCTAATGCAGAAAAAAGCGTCTCAAATGATCCATTAACCATTTATATCGAAGGCGATGGTTTAGCGTGGATTAGTCGCACAAAAGCGTCATCCAACCCAACGCCGATGAACCCTTTGGCTCTGACGTTGGCGATAAAGGATAAAAGTAATGCTGTGTATTTAGGTCGTCCTTGCCAGTATGTTGAAGACAATAATTGTTCTAGAAAGTATTGGACCGCTGAACGTTTTGCCCCTGAAGTTGTGTCGTCAATGGATGAAGCTATATCACTGGTGAAAGCAAAAATGCACGCAAGTCAGCTCGTTTTAGTGGGCTATTCCGGCGGTGGCGCTGTGGCGGCTTTGGTGGCTGCAAGGCGCGATGATGTGGTTCGACTCGTTACTGTGGCCGGGAATTTAGATCCTCAAACATGGACACAGCAGCTGAATGTTTCGCCTTTGACTGGCTCGCTTAATCCTGCCGACTATTGGGAAAAGTTAGTGAGTATTCCACAACTTCATCTTGTGGGCGGAAATGATAGTACGGTGCCGTTATTCGTCGCGGAGTCCTATCAATCGCGCTTTCCTGACGGAAAGAAACCGCCAATAAAAATCGTGGCAGGTTTTGATCACCATTGTTGTTGGTCTACGCAATGGCCAGAGCTGATGAAATAA